In Serratia liquefaciens ATCC 27592, the genomic stretch GCGCTTCGAACCCCTGAATCAACGGTCCTGCGGCTTTGGTATCCGTGGTGGAATACACCACTACCTTGCCCTCTTTCTTCGCGCCATCCACAATTTTCTGATAGTCGGCTGGATAGCCTGCAGGGAACTCAGCGTAAGCAGGCACTGCACCCAGTACCGCCATCGCCACCACCGACGCGCCGATTCTTGTTAACATAATCAACTCCTGGTTACATTTAATAAACTAAAAATTAACATATAGTTAATAAGTGTTCTTAAGCAACGCCGTTGATTTTTTATCTTCGTATTTTGTGAGGTTGGGCGATTTTTGGGCAAGAAAAAGCCCGGCAAGATGCCGGGCTCAGATTGATGACAAAGTGCTTCGCAGTTAAAAATTCCGATCTGGGGACGAATAAAAACAAAGGATTATGTCTTCAGATTTACCCCAAACAGCCGAAAACCACGTTTTTCGGCTGTTTGTCATTAGACTAAGCCCGGCAAGATGCCGGGCCTGGGGTAATGCGACGCGAGATGCCTTATTTCAGCAGTGCCTGCGCCTTGGCCACCACGTTATCCACGGTGAAGCCGAACTCTTTGAACAGCTGCTCTGCCGGTGCCGACTCACCAAAGGTGGTCATGCCCACGATAGCGCCGTTCAGGCCCACGTACTTGTACCAGTAGTCCGCGATACCCGCTTCCACCGCCACGCGGGCAGTGACCGCCGCCGGCAGCACGGATTCACGGTAAGCCGCGTCCTGCTTGTCGAAGGCGTCGGTAGACGGCATCGAGACCACGCGCACCTTGGTGCCCGCCGCGCTCAGCTTGTCTGCCGCTTCCACGGTGATGCCCACTTCCGAACCGGTGGCAATCAGGATGACGTCCGGCGTACCGGCACAGTCCTTCAGCACGTAGCCGCCGCGGTAAACGTTGGCCAGCTGCTCCGCGGTACGCGGCTGCTGGGTCAGGTTCTGACGCGAGAAAATCAGCGTGGTCGGGCCGTCATTGCGCTCGATGCCGTACTGCCAGGCAATCGCCGATTCCACCTGGTCACACGGACGCCAGGTGCTCATGTTCGGGGTCACGCGCAGGCTGGCAATCTGCTCAACCGGCTGGTGTGTCGGGCCGTCTTCGCCCAGACCGATGGAGTCGTGGGTATAAACGAACACGTTGCGGATTTTCATCAGCGCCGCCATGCGCACCGCGTTACGGGCGTATTCCACGAACATCAGGAAGGTCGCGGAGTACGGCAGGAAGCCGCCGTGCAGCGCGATGCCGTTGGTGATGGCGGTCATGCCGAACTCGCGCACGCCGTAGTGGATGTAGTTACCCGCCGGGTCAACGTTCAGCGCTTTCGAGCCGGACCACATGGTCAGGTTGCTAGGCGCCAGGTCAGCGGAGCCGCCGAGGAACTCAGGCAGCACCTTGCCGAAGGCTTCCAGCGCGTTCTGCGAGGCCTTGCGGCTGGCGATGTTGGCCGGGTTGGCCTGCAGCTGCTCGACGAAGGCTTTGGCGTCGGCTTTCCAGTTGGCCGGCAGTTCGCCGTTCATGCGGCGTTTGAACTCGGCAGCCAGTTCCGGGAAGGCCTTGGCGTAGGCGGCGAACTTGTCGTTCCAGGCCGCTTCTTTCGCCTTGCCGGCTTCTTTGGCGTCCCACTGGGCATAGATGTCCTGCGGGATTTCGAAGGCGGCATATTTCCAGCCCAGGGCTTCGCGGGTGGCGGCCACTTCGGCGGCGCCCAGCGCAGCACCGTGCACGTCGTGGGTACCGGCCTTGTTCGGGGAGCCGAAACCAATCACGGTTTTGCACATCAGCAGGGACGGCTTGTCGGTGACCTTGCGGGCTTCTTCAATCGCGGCCTTGATGGCATCCGGGTTGTGGCCGTCCACGTGACGCACCACGTGCCAGCCGTAGGCTTCAAAGCGCTCGGCGGTGTTGTCGGTGAACCAGCCTTCCACGTGACCGTCGATGGAGATGCCGTTGTCATCGTAGAACGCGGTCAGTTTGCCGAGCTTGAGGGTACCGGCCAGGGAACAGACTTCGTGAGAGATGCCTTCCATCATGCAGCCGTCGCCCATAAAGGCGTAGGTGTGGTGGTCGACCACGTCATGGCCCGGGCGGTTGAACTGCGCAGCCAGGGTGCGTTCGGCAATGGCGAAGCCGACGGCGTTGGCGATGCCCTGGCCCAGTGGGCCGGTGGTGGTTTCCACGCCTGGGGTGTAGCCGTATTCCGGGTGACCCGGGGTTTTGGAGTGCAGCTGGCGGAAGTTTTCCAGCTCGCTCATCGGCAGGTCGTAGCCGGTGAGGTGCAGCAGGCTGTAAATCAGCATGGAGCCATGGCCGTTGGAGAGGACGAAGCGGTCACGGTCAGCCCAGTGCGGGTTGGTCGGGTTGTGGTTCAGGTAGTCACGCCACAGGACTTCGGCGATGTCCGCCATGCCCATAGGTGCACCCGGGTGGCCGGAATTTGCTTTTTGTACGGCGTCCATGCTGAGTGCGCGGATGGCGTTGGCAAGCTCTTTACGAGAGGACATGTTTTACTCCAGGTCGGATTAAAAAATCAGTCAAGTTTTCTATTTTCTCAGACTCCGCATTAAAACGGCAATCCCTAATACCAAATGAGAGCGAGTTCACAACTTATTAGCACAATTGGTCGGTTTTTCGGAATAACACTATTTTCCCGATTGTCGGCGTACACTAGTCTCAAGCGGCAAGATTTCCCTAAACTAAAATGACACGACCCCCTTGTTACTCTCACAGGAAAATGGCTTTATGAAGATCCGTACCTCTTTGATTGCATTAAGCATTGCCACTTTGGTAAGCGGCTGTCAAAACCTGAACACCGATACCCTGATGCAGTCTGGCGCGCAGGCGTTCCAGGCCGCGACGCTGAGCAATAACGACGTAAAAATCCTGAGTGATAAATCCTGCGCAGAGATGGACAGCAAGGCACAAATCGCGCCGGCCGACAGTACCTATGCCAAACGCCTGAACAAAATCGCGGCGGCGCTGGGAGATAATATCAACGGCACGCCGGCCAACTATAAGGTCTACGTCACAAAAGACGTGAATGCCTGGGCAATGGCCAACGGCTGTATCCGCGTTTACAGCGGGCTGATGGACATGATGACCGACAATGAAGTGGAAGGCGTGCTGGGCCACGAAATGGGCCACGTGGCGCTGGGCCATACCCGCAAAGCAATGCAGGTCGCTTACGGCACCGTGGCATTGCGTACCGCAGCGGCCTCGACCGGCGGCATCATAGGGTCGCTGTCGCAGTCACAGTTGGCGGATATGGGCGAGAAGCTGGTTAACGCTCAGTTCTCCCAAAAACAGGAAAGTGAAGCCGATGACTATTCGTTCGATCTGCTGAAACAACGCGGCATCGACCCGAACGGCCTGGTCACCAGCTTTGAAAAACTGGCTAAAATGGAGGCCGGCCGTCAGAGCAGCATGTTTGACGATCACCCCGCTTCCGAAGCGCGCGCACAGCATATTCGCGAGCGCATCGCAGCAGGCAAGTAAAACACAACGCCCGGCAGATGCCGGGCGTTTTTCATTTCATCAGTACAATGTCTTTTGCGGTGGCCCGGCGAAGGTTAGCGGCCCAATGCTGTTCATATCCACTTCCACCACCGACGGCCCCGGATAATTAATCGCTTCCGCCAGCACGCCGTTGAACTGCGCCGCGCTGTCCACTTTCCACGCCTTCAGCCCCATCGCCTCGGCAACCTGGGTAAATGCGGGAGTGTGCAGTTCGTTATAATACTGACGGCCGGCAAAATACTTGTCCTGAATGCCCCGCATCACGCCGTAACCGCCGTCGTTCATGATCAACAGGGTAATATTGGCCTGCTCCTGCGCCATGGTTGCCAGTTCGCCCAGGCCTAACGCCAGCCCCCCGTCCCCGACCAGCCCCACCACCTTGCGCTGCGGGTTGGCGATCGCCGTGCCAATCGCCATTGGCAGCCCCATGCCAATCGCCCCGGCCAGCGAGTGAATGTTGCAGAGCGGCGAAATGGCGCGGAACAAACGGCTGCCCCACACGCTGCCGGAAACGGTGATATCACGCACCAACAGACCGTCCTGCGGCAACGCAGCGGCGATGGCGTCGTTCAATTTTGCATACTCTCCCGACTGCTGGCGCAGCGCACTTTCCGCCTGCTGTATCGCCGTGGCTATCTCGGCATCCCACTCGGCATTCACTTTTTCACCCGGGCTCAAACGAGCAGCCAGCGCGTTAAGCAAGGCGCCGCAGTCACCGTTGATTTGCTCGTCGGCCAGATAGTTGCGGTTGGCCGCCGCCGGATCGATATCAATTTGAACCAGCGGGCGCGGCAGCGGCAACGTCCAGGTACGCGTCTCATTGCTGCGCAAGCGTGAACCGGCCACCAGCGTCAAATCGCACTGCGTCAGGATCGCCTCAATGCTCGGTGAGTTGTGGAACGCACGCAGGCTGCGCGGATGCCTATCAGGCAGGATACCGCGCCCATGGGTGCTGGAGATCACCACCACGCCGGCATCCGCCAGTTTGCGTACCGCATCAGCGCAGGCCAGCGCACCGCCACCCAACCACAGCAATGGGCGTTTGGCCTGTTTCACCCGCTGATACAGGCGCTCAACCGCCTCGTCACTGGCCGCCGGCAGCGGCGCAGGCGCCACGGGCTGGCTCAGCACCGAACTGGAAACCAGGCTACTTTGAATATCGATCGGGATCTCGACCGCCACCGGGCCACAAGGCACCGTCTGCGCATCGAGGATAGCCCGCTGGATCACGGCCACCGCCTGTTCCGCTGAGTTGACCCGATATGCGCGTTTGGAGCAGGCGCGCAGGAAACCCAACTGATCGCGGGTCTCATGAATGAACCCGGCGTCGGCATCCAGATAGGCCTTCTCCACCTGGCCGGTAATGTGCAGCAACGGCGTGTTGGCATTCAGCGCTTCGATCATGGCACCGACCGCATTGCCGGCCCCCGCGCCCGTGCTGGTCAAGGCTACGCCCAGACCGGAGAAACGGCCGTGGGCATCGGCCATGGTGACCGCGCCCGCTTCGCCACGCGCCGGTACGAAACGGATGTTGCCACGTTGCCCTACCGCATCGGCAATCGGCAGATTATGAATCGAAATGATGCCGTACATCGCCGACACCTCGTACTGTTCCAGAGTCCGGGCTATCGCCTCACCAACCGTTATTTTATCGCTCATCATCTGCCTTCTTATTGTGTTCGTTGTAGGGGTTACGCACCGTCGCTCAAAGCTAATCGCTCCAGCGGTTCGCCTGATGGCTCAGCGCCAGGTAAAGGCTTTTCTGCTGCATATAGGCCTTGATGCCGTGCAGACCCTTTTCGCGGCCCAGACCGCTCTCTTTGAAACCGCCGAAAGGCGTAGAAATAGAGAATGTTTTGTAGGTGTTGATCCACACGGTGCCGGTTTCCAATTGCTCCGCCAGCGCCATCGCCCGCGGGAAATCCCGGCTCCAGATCCCGGCGGCCAGCCCATACACCGAATCGTTGGCTTGCTCGATCAACTGTTGTTCGTTATCGAACGGCAGTGCCACCAGTACCGGGCCAAAAATCTCTTCCTGGCAAGCGCGGGCACGGTTACTCAACCCTTCGATAATCGTTGGCAGGTAATAGCTGCCGCCGGCCAGCAGCGGATCGGCCGGCGCTTCGCCGCCTATCACTACCCGGCCGCCTTCTTGCTGCGCCAGCGCCACATAATCCGCCACGCTTTGGCGATGCTTGTCGTTAATCAGCGGGCCGAGGTGCACGCCCGGCGTCAGCGGATTGCCGACCCGCAGCCCGGCCGCCAGCTCGCTCAGGCGCGCCAGCAGCGGCTGGTATAGCGAGCGATGCACAAACAGCCGCGAGCCGGCAATGCAGGCCTGGCCGGCGGAGCTGAAAATGCCGTAGCAGATCCCGCGAGCCGCCTGTTCCAAATCGGCGTCCTCCAGCACGATGGTCGGCGACTTGCCGCCCAGCTCCAGCGAGGTAGGGATCAGCTTCTCGGCGGCGATATGCGCCAAATGGCGACCAGTATTGGTCCCCCCGGTAAAAGAAATCTTTTTCACTAACGGGTGACGCGCCAGTGCCTCGCCAATCACCGAGCCTTTGCCCGGCAACACGCTAAGCAGTCCGGCGGGCAGGCCTGCTTGCTCAAACAGTTCCGCCAGTTTTAGCGCCATCAGCGGTGTCGCTTCGGCCGGTTTGAGGATCACCGCATTGCCCGCCGCCAGTGCGGGGGCCACCTTTTGCATCTCACTGGCGATCGGCGAGTTCCACGGCGTAATGGCCGCGATCACGCCCAGCGGCTGATACTGGCTCAACGTCATGATCTCCGCGCTGCGCTGGGTCGGCAGTTCGCCCTCCAGCACCTCGCAGGCAGCGGCAAAGTAGCGAGCCGTCGCCGCCGCGCTGGCCACCAGCCCACGGGTTTCCGCCAGGGGTTTGCCGTTGTCGCGGGTCTGCAACTGCGCCAGCTCTTCCAGTTGCGCCATAATCAGGTTGCTGACGCGGTACAGAATGTTGGCTCGCTGATGCGGCACCAGCCCACGCCACTCGGGGGCCCGCCAGGCGCGTTCCGCCGCGGCTACCGCATCATTGACGTCTTCAATACTGGCGGCACGCAGCCGCGCATTCACGCTGCCGTCGGCCGGGAACTGCGAGGCCATTTCATCGCCACGCCCTTCACACCAACGCCCAGCCACAAAAATCTTTAACCTTTCCATACTCGCTCCTGCCGTTCAGGCAATAAAACCACCGTCGATCAGACGGCGGCAGGCTTGTACCGCGCTCAGCGCCGCCAGGGTTGATGTCTTGGGATTGCTTGCCAGCGGGTTGCCGCTCAGCTCAATGTGAAACTCACCGAAATTGCCGCACACCTGCAGCCGGTGGGTATTGCGTCGGGTCGCGGGATCGACCAGCAACCGCACCCGGGTGGCGTCCATTCCCAGGCCGTTGAGCGCAATGGTCGCCGCCACATTGGCGTTCGCCGGGAATAACCGCGCCGCCTCCCGCGCCGAGCCTTCGAAAAACACCTGCGCCTCGCTTACCGCATCGAGATCAATCAATTGCTCTGCCATACTGCCGCGCCAGCTGGCCGGACTTTTACACGCCTGATAAGTGACGCTGTCCAGACCGCCCTCACGTGCCGACGCCAAGCCGTCCATGCCCGCCACCGCACCGGACAGCACGATCACCTGGCCCCGATGCTGCCGACAGGCTTGCTGCAAACGCTGCTGCAACGCGGCATCCGCTAACGCGCCGGTAGAGATCACCGCTAAAGGCCAACCGCGCGTGACCACCGCCTCACCGAACTCCGCCACCGCCTGCTGGCTGGCGCACTCCAGCACCAGATCCGGCTTTTCAGCACAGTGGTCGGGGTGGGTCAACGCCAGCACCTGGCCACCAAAGGCGTTGGCAATCGCCGCATGATGAGCCGCACGCGCGACAATCCAACCAACGCTCACCCCGTCCGGCAGGCGGGACAGCACCTCTGTGGCCATTGCGCCGTAACCAATCATCATGATCTTCTTCATCTTTTCAGCCTCTGCGGTTAAAGATGGCGGTTAAAGCCGCCGGAGACGTCCAGCGCGGCCCCGGTGGTAAAGGACGCCAGAGGCGAAGCCAGGAACAGCAGCGCCCGTGCCGGCTCCTGCGGTTTCCCCAGGCGTTTCATCGGGATGCCGCGTCGTTCGGCAATCGCCGCCGTCCACTGCTCCCAGCTTTGATCTTTATCGCTGCGCTCGTCGAAGCGGCGGCGCCACTGGCCGGACTCCACCATGCCCAACAGGATCGAGTTGACGCGAATGCCCTTGTCCACCAGCTCTTTCGACAGCGTCAGCGTCATGTTGAGCAGTGCCGCACGCGCCGCCGAGGTGGCGATCATGTGTTCTTCCGGCTGCAAGGCCAAAAGCGAATTCACACAGGTGATGGAAGCGATATCCGAACGCTCCAACGCCGGCAAAAATGCCTGCACCGGGTTAATCACGCCGAACAGCTTTAGCTCCGCCTCATGCAGCCAGGCGGTGCGCGGCGTTTGATCAAAATGCGCGACGAACCCCTGGCCGGCGTTGTTGATCAACAAATCTACGCCGCCGAAGCGTGCAGTCACCTGGGCGGCAAACTGCGTTACCTGCGACTCGTCCAGCACGTCGCAGCACAGTGCCAGGATCTCCGCCTGCGGAAACTCATGGCGCAGGCTGGCTTCGGCACCGGCCAGTTTGTCCGGATTGCGGCCGCAAAATGCCACCTTCGCGCCTTCCGCCAGCAGCAGACGCAGGGTTTCGAAACCGATGCCCGACGAACCGCCGGTGACCACCGCGACCCGTTTCTCAAGCTGAAAATTCATGGTTGAATTGCTCCCGTAAAATCCTGCAGATAGCGGTTAAATTGCCCCGGCGCATCGAGATAGCTGGCATGCCCGGCCCCCTCAATCAGGCGCAGTGTCGCGTCCTGCTGTTGCGCCAGCACCGCCGCCGCTTCCGGTGGCGTGATCCGATCGCAGTCACCGCACCACACCTGCAACGGGCCGCGGTACTGCGCCAGATAGCGGCCGATATCGTCGTTGGCCAGCATCCAGGCGGCATTGAGAAAACCCTCGGGATCCAGCTGCTGCATGCCGTTGCGTACCCAGGCAATATCTTGAGGATCCGCACCTTCACGCAGTAACGCCGCCGCCCGCTGCTCGCCGTAGCCCTGCGGCCCAAGCTGCTCAATCAGCTGTTTTCTCTGGCTATAAACCTGTTGGCGTTTCTCCAGCGGTGCGTTGGCGTAGCCCTGCGCCGGATCCGCCAACACCAGCCCACATAATCCGTCGGGATAACCGGCAGCATAGGCGCTACCGATCAAGGCGCCGAGCGAGTGACCGACGATCAGCGGTTGCTCCAACTGCAAGTGCGCCACCAGCGCCGCCAGCGCGGCGGCGTAGGCGGCGGCATCCGGCTCGCTGACCGTCAGCGGCAGGCTGCCGCCGTAGCCTGGGGCGTCCCAGGCCAGCAAGCGATGACCGTCGGCCAGCCCCGAGTCATTGAACTGCTTGATCCACGAGGCCGAACCGGAACTGATGCCGTGCAGCAACACCACCGGGCGACCGTGACCCGCCTCGCGCCAGCTCAGGGTAAACTCCCCGCAGCGCGCCTGCTGACGTTGCGCCAGGCCGTTCATCAGTTGCGTTTCACTTTGGATAACGGGTGATCCGCCGGGTAGGTCGGGGTTTCCGGTTTGGCGGTACCGAGCATCACGCACATCAATGCCTCTTCTTCGCCGTGGTTGAACAACCCACGGTAGACTCCGGCCGGCACCGAGATCAGATCGCGCTCTTTCAGCTTGGTTTCGTAATACTCGCTACCGTCCTGGATCATCAGCGTGATGCTGCCCTTCAGCATAAAGAACACCTCTTCCACGTCATCGTGCAGGTGCAACGGGCCCTCGCACTTCGAAGGCAGCACCATGGTGGAGAAGGTGAAGTTGCCTGCCGGAATGGTATTGGTGTCGCTGGCTACCCCGGTGGCGCCGGTACCGATGTAGCGCATCTGCGCACGGCGGTATTTCGGGTCGTAATCGGCCTGGAACTTCAACGCGTTCCAGTCATATTTACGGCCTTCAAAGCGGGCGATACGCGATTCCACCCAATGCTCAATCGATTGATCCTGCGGCTTGACGCCAGCTTGCTTCTCAACCTGGGACATGTTGTAACTCCTCTGTTGAATCAAACGGTTAAATCAATACTTCTTCAGTAACGGCAGCAGAATGATGCAGCCGATCAGGGCCATCACCACCAGGAACAGCAAGCCGTTATCCATGTTGCCGGTGGCGGCGATCAGCGCCCCCATCAGCACCGGTGCCAGCGCACCGGCAAAATTGCCCAATCCGTTAAAAATACCGCCGGCGGTGGCGCTGACCTTGCTGCTGGTGGCTTTCGCCAGCAGGGCAAAGATGTTTGGCGCACCGGCCCCCCACATAAAGGTGCTGAAAGCCATGGCGGCGATCACGCTGTAAGTGCCCTGCAACTGCAGCACCACGGCCAGCCCCAGCCCGGCGCCGCACAGCGAGACAAAACAGGCCAGTGCGCGACGATCCAGCTTGTCCGACAGCCAGGCGCCGACCACTTCGCCCAGCAGCATGGCGATAAACGGCAGCGATGACAGATAACCGGCGTGCTCCAGATGAATACCTTTGCCCTTGATCAGGTAGCTCGGCAGCCAGCCGTTCATGCCCCACAGGTAGGTCAGGAAGGCGATGTTAAACAGGCAGATCATCCAAAAATGCGGGTTGCGCAGCAGCTCATGGCGATGCAGTTTACGTTCGGCAATAGCCGGTTTGGAAACGCTAGCCGCCGCGGGGCGTGACACGTTGAGATGACGCATGCCGAACAGCACCAGCAGCATCACCGGCAGCGTCAGGAACGCCATAAAGAAGAAGGTGGTCTGCCAGTCAAAGGTGTTAAGGATGTACAGCGTAACCGGGAAGCCGAGCGCGGCGCCCAATGGCGTACCCAGCAGCCACAACATGGTGGCGCGTGCCTGCAGGCGCTGCGGGAAGGCCTGGCGAATGATGGCGTAGGCCATTGGCAGCAGCGGACCTTCGGCAATGCCGAGGAAAATGCGCAGCGTCATCATGCTGTGATAAGAGCGTGTCATGCCCATAAGCACCATCAGTACGCCCCACACCACCATCATGCCAATCAGCACCTTGACCGGGTTCAAGCGGTCGCCAATTCCGCTCAGCAACATCGAAGAGATGCCGTAGGAGAACAAAAACGCGCTCATCAGCAACCCCAGCCGCGCCGGGTCAAAACTGATGCCCAGCGCCTGCTGGAATTCAGTATCGGAAAACAGTGCCGCGATGCTGATCTTGTCGAAAAACGCCAGCAGCACGCAGGCAAACAGCGCGATGGGCACCGACCAGCGCACTCGTTGCTGCGGATTTTCGGCAACAGCATCCCCCACCCGTTCAGCGCGGGCGTCAATCTCTTGCGTAGTCATGAAACGCTCCCGAGGTTACGGGCGTTATTTCAACGCCATCAAAGAAAACTCCGCATCCGCCAACTGCTGCGGTTCCAACACGCGCCCACTGGCCAGCCAGCGTTTGCCCAGCTTGATGGTACGAGCGTCGTTAAACGCCACCATTTGCACCAACTGACGATCGGCATTTAACGTAAAGAACACCTGCGATTGCGGCGTGCGCCGCACCACATGGTGCACGCCACCGGTCGGCACGCCGAGGATCTGGATATTGGCATCGTATTGATCCGACCACAGCCAGGCCACGTCATCGTAAGGGGCGGCAAAGGCGTCCAGCATCGCGCAAGCGGTGCTGATCGCCTGATTCTGCGCATAGGCCCAGGACTGCAGGCACAGGCCCAGCGTCGGGTGACGCGCCACGTCGCCGGCGGCGAAAATCGCCGGGTGGCTGGTGCGCCCCTGGCCGTCAACCACGATCCCCACGTCAATCTTCAGCCCGGCCCTGCGCGCCAGTTCCAGATTCAACTCGACGCCGATCCCCACCACCACCAGATCAAACGGCTGAGGATCGCTGACGCCGCTGCCGATCCAGGCGCTACCGTCACGATCTTCCAACTGAATGTCACCGCAGCCGCAGTGCAGGGTCACGCCCTGCTGTTGATGCAATTCCAGCAGCGCCTGGGAGACATCCGCGCCAACACTGCGCATGCACAGCGCCGGCTGGCGTTCAAAGACCGTCACGTCAGCACCGAGGCGCCGCGCCGAAGCGGCAATCTCCAGCCCAATCCAGCCACCACCGACGATCGCCAGTCGACGGCATCCTTGCAGCGCCTGACGCAGCTTCGCCGCATCATCCCAGGAACGCAGCGTCATCACCCGAGGGTGACTGGCCCAACGGGTGTCCGGCAGGCGCGGTCGGCCACCGGTGGCAATCAGCAGTTGATCAAACTGCAGCTGCCGACCGTCGCTGAGGCTGACGATTTGTTTTTTTGCATCAATGGATTCGGCACGTAACGGCCGGCACCAGTTGAGATTCAACCCGGTGACCACCTGTTCGCTGAACAGTCGGCTGAGCGGCGCTTCGCCGTCCAGCAACGCCGCCTTGGAAAGCGGCGGACGTTCATAAAAGTCATAGGGTTCGTCGCTGATCACCGTCAGCCGGCCCGCATAGCCACGATCGCGCAGCGTTTTCGCCGCCCAACCGCCGGCCTGGCCACCGCCGATAATGACGATCCCCGCCGCTTCTGGCTGGCTCATAGCGCCTCCGGTTTTTTCTGCTGGCGGCGCGTATCGTGGTCGATCCCCCCTTCCACCGCCCACTCGGTGAACGACACCAGCGAGTGTTCCAGCTCGCGCGGCTGCCAGTTTTCAGTCAGATAGTCATCGTTGGTGTAGTACTCAAACGCGCCGCCAGTCGGGCTGTTGACGTACCAGAAATAGGCTGAGGAAATCGGATGGCGACCGGGGCCGATAAAGGTGCTCCACTTCTCTTTGTTCATAGCAATACCGCCGCCGATCACCTCGTGGATGTCGCGCACGGTAAAAGCTACGTGATTCAGGCCACGTGGACGATTCGGCAATTTCAGCAGGAACAGGTTGTGATGCCCGCCGCGCGCCTGAGTGCGCAGGAACACTGCTCGATCGATATAGCGATCCGAGACCTGGAAGCCCAGTACCTCACGGTAGAAACGTTCGGTGGCGGCCAGATCTTCGACAAAGAACACCACGTGGCCAATATTGATCGGCTGTGCCTGCGCATATACCGGGCTGGGCTGATCGATGCGGCGCACATCACCCCATTGGTTGATTGGTGATACCGGTAAATCGACTCCGCGCTGTTGGCTGACGCTAAAGCGCAGCGTCATACCGTTCGGATCGATACACTCCAGCTCTTCCCCCACCTGACGGAAGCCCGGCATCTGCGCCAACAGCGGCTGCAAAGCGGCCAATTCCGCCGGGCTGCCCACGCCCCAGGTCATGCGGCGCAGAGTCGAACCGCCCTCAAACGCCGCCGGCAAGGTCTCGCTCTGCAACGGATGCAGCACCACGCGCGCCCCACTCAGGGTGGTGAATTCACGTTGACGTTCGCCCCAGTGCTGTTGTGCCGCCTGCAGGCCGAAGTCCTGCATGAATTTTTCGCAGGTTGGCAGATCTTCGACGCCAAATTCCAGTTTTTCGATTCCGATTACGCTCATTGTTGTGCCTCACGTTCTCGCTGAATGCGGTTTTCAG encodes the following:
- a CDS encoding alpha/beta fold hydrolase; translation: MNGLAQRQQARCGEFTLSWREAGHGRPVVLLHGISSGSASWIKQFNDSGLADGHRLLAWDAPGYGGSLPLTVSEPDAAAYAAALAALVAHLQLEQPLIVGHSLGALIGSAYAAGYPDGLCGLVLADPAQGYANAPLEKRQQVYSQRKQLIEQLGPQGYGEQRAAALLREGADPQDIAWVRNGMQQLDPEGFLNAAWMLANDDIGRYLAQYRGPLQVWCGDCDRITPPEAAAVLAQQQDATLRLIEGAGHASYLDAPGQFNRYLQDFTGAIQP
- a CDS encoding cupin domain-containing protein; its protein translation is MSQVEKQAGVKPQDQSIEHWVESRIARFEGRKYDWNALKFQADYDPKYRRAQMRYIGTGATGVASDTNTIPAGNFTFSTMVLPSKCEGPLHLHDDVEEVFFMLKGSITLMIQDGSEYYETKLKERDLISVPAGVYRGLFNHGEEEALMCVMLGTAKPETPTYPADHPLSKVKRN
- a CDS encoding MFS transporter, which encodes MTTQEIDARAERVGDAVAENPQQRVRWSVPIALFACVLLAFFDKISIAALFSDTEFQQALGISFDPARLGLLMSAFLFSYGISSMLLSGIGDRLNPVKVLIGMMVVWGVLMVLMGMTRSYHSMMTLRIFLGIAEGPLLPMAYAIIRQAFPQRLQARATMLWLLGTPLGAALGFPVTLYILNTFDWQTTFFFMAFLTLPVMLLVLFGMRHLNVSRPAAASVSKPAIAERKLHRHELLRNPHFWMICLFNIAFLTYLWGMNGWLPSYLIKGKGIHLEHAGYLSSLPFIAMLLGEVVGAWLSDKLDRRALACFVSLCGAGLGLAVVLQLQGTYSVIAAMAFSTFMWGAGAPNIFALLAKATSSKVSATAGGIFNGLGNFAGALAPVLMGALIAATGNMDNGLLFLVVMALIGCIILLPLLKKY
- a CDS encoding NAD(P)/FAD-dependent oxidoreductase; this encodes MSQPEAAGIVIIGGGQAGGWAAKTLRDRGYAGRLTVISDEPYDFYERPPLSKAALLDGEAPLSRLFSEQVVTGLNLNWCRPLRAESIDAKKQIVSLSDGRQLQFDQLLIATGGRPRLPDTRWASHPRVMTLRSWDDAAKLRQALQGCRRLAIVGGGWIGLEIAASARRLGADVTVFERQPALCMRSVGADVSQALLELHQQQGVTLHCGCGDIQLEDRDGSAWIGSGVSDPQPFDLVVVGIGVELNLELARRAGLKIDVGIVVDGQGRTSHPAIFAAGDVARHPTLGLCLQSWAYAQNQAISTACAMLDAFAAPYDDVAWLWSDQYDANIQILGVPTGGVHHVVRRTPQSQVFFTLNADRQLVQMVAFNDARTIKLGKRWLASGRVLEPQQLADAEFSLMALK
- a CDS encoding VOC family protein gives rise to the protein MSVIGIEKLEFGVEDLPTCEKFMQDFGLQAAQQHWGERQREFTTLSGARVVLHPLQSETLPAAFEGGSTLRRMTWGVGSPAELAALQPLLAQMPGFRQVGEELECIDPNGMTLRFSVSQQRGVDLPVSPINQWGDVRRIDQPSPVYAQAQPINIGHVVFFVEDLAATERFYREVLGFQVSDRYIDRAVFLRTQARGGHHNLFLLKLPNRPRGLNHVAFTVRDIHEVIGGGIAMNKEKWSTFIGPGRHPISSAYFWYVNSPTGGAFEYYTNDDYLTENWQPRELEHSLVSFTEWAVEGGIDHDTRRQQKKPEAL